The following is a genomic window from Apodemus sylvaticus chromosome 10, mApoSyl1.1, whole genome shotgun sequence.
GACAGGGTATGGAGGTGACACTATCATAAGAATACTCTGAGTTGAAGGGTAGTCTTAAGATCTTGAATTGTAATTCTACCAGGTAAGCTAAAAAATATCTTTGTTACTGCCTGCAGAATCTTCTTGTTTCCTGTAAaactcctccatttctttctcacTGGCTTCCTGGAGATTTTTGGTTAATTTGTAAAGTACTGCCATACCTTTGGTCACTTCCCATTTACATTTGCTAAGCTGAAGTAACATTCATATCACTTTGAACAAGCTGTATGTTTACAGTTAAATGTCGTAGTGGGCTGGCTGTGCTATATACCCCTGATCTCAGCCAACTTCCAGCACATTGTCATCCCACGTGCTGTTGGCCATCACTTTGTCCAGTGCTCACTCCCAGCTGCTGTCTATTTAGTGCTTTCTATCTAGTCTCTTCTGGAAAGCTCATGCTAGACCACAAGAATCTGGTTTATTTGGCATCTCTTATTGGCCTACTGTTTTGAGATTCATCTATACTATAGCATGTGTCATATAGCATTCTTCATCTCCTCTGTGTGCATTTTACTCTCTTAGGGCTAGTTAGGGGTAGCTACATCCCTCTAACCTTGAAGACAGAGCACTGACAGAAGGGGTGATCATGTTTTCAGTGCTCACAACCTAGCTGAGCACTTGCACTGAAAAGGGTTCCTAGACTTCTCTGTTACTTATAGCTTTGTGAACCTACAGCGATTTCAACAGATGGGATATAGGATATAGATTTAGGAATAGGAGCTGAAGATGCTATAGATCCCCCTTCCAGTCCCTACTTGTCTGTCAAGTGGTTTTGGTACATGCAGTCATTAGAAATCTTCTAAGGGTGGCCTTATATAACTGTTTTTGATTTCATAGGATGATTGTGGAGCTACATCGCAAAGTCTCTAGCCTCATTGAGTTCCTGAAGCAGAAGTGGGCACTCCATGAAGTACGAATTGTATCTTTTTTCAAATGAAGCAGACCCTCCAAACTGTCAGCTATTCCTGCTTGAGAATGAGGTCTTGTTTTCTTCTCACTGCTGTGGGGCTCCATGAGAACTCAGCCCTCTTGGGTTTAGGTAGAGAGGCCTCCCTTGGAACTACTTGGACAGATTGTACTCAGTTCCACTCACTTCTCCACGTTTTGAGTGGTCAATTGTCTGGCCTCTGGGATGTGGCCTAAGTATCAGTAGATGTGGGCTGTGGGATGATATACACACATTTAAGCCTTCTTTGTGTCCTTGGGTGTTTATTGGCCCTGCATGTTTCCAAGAATAGTTTCTGTCATAGGTGTGAGTTTCCTGAACACACTGAATGCCTGAGCCAGCATAGTTTTGTAGTGGCTTGAGGAAAGTCACTAGGTGAGCCTGGGGAAGAAGACTGTTATCGAAGTTCAGAGCTCTTCACTGAGGAGCACTTTGGTCACAAGTGTAGTTGTTTGGAGTTACTCCTTGACAGTATACCCAGCGGAAGACACTTGAGGAGAGGCAGCTGCAGGGGTCAAGCACAGTGCAGACCCAGGAGAAGGTGGCATTGCATCTGTTCCCAGGAGAGAACTGCACGCTGACACCACTGCCGGGTGTAGCCCGTGTGGTGCACTCCAAGGCCTTCTGCACTGTACACTGGCAAGAAGGTGGCCGTTGCAAACAGGGCACTAAGGAtacacactccctccctccagcaCAGATCCTGGGCATCCAGAGTGGACAGGGACTAGCCCGGGGCCAGCTGAAGTGCCAAAGGAGCAGTGCTGAAGGCAAGGGTGGGGGGCGACTCCTTCCCACTGCAGATGCTTCACAGAGCTCAGGGGAGAGCTCCCCTGAGAGTGCTCCTGGAGAGGGGGCAGCTCCAAGTTTGAGCAGCCCAGATGCCCCTGACAGAGCTCCTCATGGGCACCAGGACTCTGGACCACAGCTTGAGAAGACCCCTCTGACAGCCCATATAGTGGGCAGGGACAGCCCTATTCAAGAATCTGTGGCTGTGCCGTGTTCCTGCGGCCACCCCCCAGACTTAGAAGATGAACTCTCACTCCTTGACCCCTTTCCCCGGTACCTGAAGTCTTGCCAGGATCTCATCATCCCGGAGCAGTGCCGCTGTGCTGACATACAGTCTGGGAGAGAGCACCCTCCTCTTGGCAGGGTAGCTTCCCCAGAGACCCTCATTCCCAGCAGCAAGGATGTCACTGACAATGCTCCCCCTGGCCTGGACCCTCAACCTGGCACTGATCCTCAGCCTGACACCAGGCTTCAGTCAGATATTTGTACTAAAGAACTAGTGAATTCATGTCCTGAAGAGTCCCAGGAAAAAGGCAGCTCCTCAGAACCTCTGTTGTCTCAGGGACAGCCTGCTACTAGGCCTTCCAAGGAAGTCCCTGCCAGCCAGCTAGCCCAGCAACTACGTGAAGAAGGCTGGAGCTTGCAGACCTCTGAGAGCCTCACACTGGCTGAAGTCTACCTCATGATGGGCAAACCGACCAAATTGCAGCTGGAGTATGATTGGCTGGCTGTGCTGGGCCCGGAGAGCCAGGCACCCACAGCACAGGGCCAGACTGCCCTATCCCGCTCCTCGCCCTCAGCCCTCCACCAACAGCGCCTCCTGAACTGCCTCCTGAGGCTCATCTCCACTGAGGTCCACCCCAAGATGGTGAGTGGTTTAGACCATCTCAGGACACTTAAGTTGTTTAGGATGAGCTTGTATCTTGAGTGTCAAGCTTGTCTCTTCAGGATCCCAAAGGGTGACATAATTACCAGGACTGCAGGTCCTTATACCTTATGCCAGGGCTGATACCTCTCCTCAGCACTATGGAGGCAACCTGATTAGGTTATTAGAATTAACAGACTGTGATGGGACAGATGACAAGTTTAAAATACTTCAAATTTGGCCTTTTGTAGAGAGATTTGGTATGGTCTCCTGCTCAGAGGAAGCCAGGGCAAACCTTTGAGTCATGGGGACGTGAGAGGTTCTAGCCTTGGCTTCAACTGAAAGGTAAGTGCAGCAGTTTGCAACAGTTTTGTGGAAGAATTGCTGCCAAGGCACCCGAGGTACTCAGTACCACTGCACTCCTTGAGGCACATGCTACCATCTCGTTCCATGTAACTATTCTGAGACCAGtgtggacttaaaaaaaaaaataacaaaaaacaaaaggaaggtaGGAATGaaggaggaaaacaaaaaaagaggtagATATTGTAGAGGCAGGGATAGTTGTGGGGGTGTAGCTTCATTTTAGAAAATAGCTAAGTTCCTTTAGTGTCTTAATGGGGTGTGCTGAAATTGAAGAGTGTGTCAGAGACAGGTCATCTGTCCTTTGTTTCCCTACTTTTTCTGCCTGGAAAAGCTGTTGGAAGCAAGTTCCCTAAAAGTTCCCTGAAATACTCAATCTGAGGTGGGAATGCTATTATTCTCAGACTCTAGATTGCCAGTAGGAAGTTGCAGGGAACAGGGACAGCTTGGGAGTATTGGACCTGCAGTGGGCACTTGGGCAGAGTGAGGACCTGGGCATCTTGTGACGTAACCCTAGTAAGACAGAGTGTGGGTGCTTCTGGGAAGAGTTCAGAACTGAGCATCTGGTCAGGTCTTCCTGAAGTTGATAAGGCCCTAGAATAGGAACAGCAACAAAGAGGTGGGATGCCTTTGTGAGGCCCAAGGACTTGAAGCCATCCATTTTTTTGCTGTCAATTTGTATGTGAAAATGTGGGTGCTCAAATGCCATGGCACGTGTGGGATTGGAGGACAATTGTTCGGGAGTTGGTTCTTCTCCCCTCACTTCCTTTTGTAaggcagttttttctttttttctgttctacCCTTCACTTCTTCTCCAGGCTGGTGGCCGCGGGCTAGTCTATTCTGTCTCCTATCTTATTGCTGGGGTTCTGGGATTACGGGTGTGTACCCTCATATCTAGCTATTTACATGGTTTCAttgaatcaaactcagatccttaggCTTGTTCATGatgtgcctttatctgctgagccatctcgttgGCCCCTGAAGCCATCCCTTAAAGGGCTTTGGACACCCATGAGGTTTGGAGCTAGGCAAAAGGCTTTTCAACTGTGACCACTTTTCAGGAGTGACTCTCTTACCTCCGTTCACAGTAGTAGAAGTTAGCATGATTGTCTCAGGCTAGCTTTTTTCACATGGCTTTTCAAAAAGACAAGCTTTTGTCACTCACCAATCTGAATTCCCTGTGCCATAACTCTGCTTAGAATGGGTAACACCAGACTGTGGgtccctgtcccctctctcaaAGAACTGCTTGTCTATcgtcaccaccacccccagccaGTGGGGGGCTAAGTGCTCCTGAGGAAAGCAGTATGTGGTTCAATTGTTACCTCACTCCCTGAGGAGTCAcaccttccccctttcctttttcttgcaTTTCTTGAAGTTTCTcatgattcttttttgtttttaagatgccTTACCACATAGCACAGGCTGCCTGGCTTTGAACACATTCTGTAGATCAGCTTTGCTCAAACTCAGATGAATCTGCATGCCTTTGCTTCAGAGTACTAGACTAAAAGTGCATCGCACATGTTCCTTAGTCTTTTTTCATCACTTGAGAATTAGAATTAGTCAGGTGTGCCTAATGCTTATGATCCTAACacttggaaggctaaggcaggcagGTCACCagaggtttgaggccagcctaggctcttTAGTAGACACATACCAGCTAAGGCTACACTACCCCCcagaactggagagatagctcagcagttaaggaggCTTACTGCtttccagaagaccagagttcagttccttgCAATGATGTGGGGGTGTGAGGTGTGCAAGTGACTTTGGGGCGTTCCAAAGTTTTGCCACCATAGAAGTGAATATCCTTAGGATACTTGTGTTGGAACCATTTTCTTGAGCTGAACCTTTGTAATTTTTGGCTGGTATCTTTCTAGGCTTTTGAACCAAACACAGCATCAACAGCTTCAGTCAGGCCCGCCCAGGAGGAACAGTCCATAACCCCACCAGGGAAGGTAGTGACCATCAGCTCTCGGAGTCCCCGCTGTTCTAGAAACCCGTCTACCCTACGAAGCAGCAAGACCTTCCCATCTGCTTCTGCACCTTGCTCCCCAGGTATACTTCAAGAGTATCCATGTGTCAAAACTAAACATATGGTCCTGTTATCTACCACCCATGTCTAGTGCACATAGTAGAGAGCGAATATCATCTCCATTGGGGATGACGAACACAGGGGACTTTTGTAAAGGACCTAGTTCGTGTGATAAGCAGAGAGGGTGGTCTGGTCTCATTGGAAGTTTTGTGTCAGAAACCTTCATAAAAACTAAGTtggttgccgggcagtggtggtgcacgcctttattcccagcatttgggaggcagaggcaggtggatttctgagttcgaggccatcctggtctacagagtgagttctaggatagccagggctacacagagaaaccctgtcgcaaaaaacaaacaaatactgaGTTGGTGGCTTACAGCCACTAAAGAGGATTAGTTCTATAATCTGTaatgactttattttctttacatccAAACATTAGAATAAAGCAGTCTTCAATTAAGGCGTGTGCTTGCAGTTTAGTGCAAATTTGGAAAGAAAGATGGGATAACTTTTGTCTTAGAATATCCTTAAATTTCATCTGAGAATTACTTTTTTGTGTGGAAAGCCATCACACGCGCCAGGCAGTCACTTCGCTGCTAAGCTCTCACCCCAGCCCCTAGGAAAATGTAAGTCTCTACTGAACACCTGAATCCAGGACAGTCATGCTCCTTTCCCAGGATCACTTTGCTTTAAGTCTACAGAGTCCCTTCTATTTCACTTCTGTAAGGGAGGCCCGAAGATAACAGTAATTCTTTTggcaaaaagaatttttttttttttttttttttttttttttttttttttggtttttcgagacagggtttctctctgtgtagccctggctgtcctggaactcactctgtagaccaggctggcctccaactcagagatccgcctacctctgcctcacaagtgctgggactacaggcgtgcgccaccactcccgggaaaaagaaatgttttaagaataCTGTTTTTCATTCAAGAACATTAGTGGCATTACAGTATCTCTGACTTAATATTTTGTGAGCAGCTTTTCCACTAAAGACTATTTGCCTGATAATCCTTCCAGAAACCTGTGTGAACTCTAGCCTGTGTTTTGGAGGCACGCCTTCCCAGttgctccttttcttttcttgcttcctCTTTCTTACGCCTTTAGGCGGCTGCCTCAGGCAGTAGCAGCtaagccaccaatccctgaagATAGAGGCATGTTGCCTGAAGTGCGTCTCGTAGCAAGCAGCTCAACACTGCTGTACCTTCTAGTGAATTTTTTTAATGGCCTAACATTTTTTGTCTGATTGAGGATTATAGGCCCAGGGACCTGTTCTTTCAGACATGTGTGCCATGTCTAGCAAGCTTGGCCTGTGAACGGAGAGGCCCATGCCAAGCTATGAGCCTTGAAGGTGCTTTGTAGCCGCACTACCTCAATGGAATGTCAACAGTGTTCCTGTGAAATaagtattttctatccttttattACTGGGACTGTTTTCTACAAAATAAGGGACTTTAACCATGATCTAGCGCACTTTTTGTAATTAACCTGTGTTACACAAACAGCTGTATAGGCACGTAGCCACATTCTTTTTCAGATGCACTTTAGTGACAGCTTTCTTGCTGCCTTGTGAAGTTGAGTTATTATAGAGACAAGATGGTGTGTTGTCAACCAGCCTTCACAGAGAGTCTGCTTTTGCTCAGCTAGGGATGCTCCAACGTCCTTATAGCTCAGAAGTCTTGATTAGTTGTCCTGCCTTCTTTCTGAACATAGAACAGTAGTAATGTGCTTTTACTCAGGAGGCCTGCAGTCCCTGGAAAATGGGACCAGGAATCGAAGGAAGAAAGGTAGGACTTTTCTGAGTTAGGTAAATGCAGGTGAAAGGTGTAAGGAGATTTCCTTCTTGGCTTGCTTCCTAGTGGGGCTGCCTTTGCCCTGGAGGGGGATATAGAtgattctcctttctgttccagGTTTGAGAAATCCTCCAAGGCCTCTCTTGGTGGCTGGTCCCTCCAGTACAGGAAGCAGTGACTCAGATGGTAGCCTCTTTGCTGTCCCAACAACTTTGCCACCAAATAGTCGACATGGAAAGCTCTTCTCTCCCAGTAAGGATGCGGAGCTGACTTTTAGGCAGCACTTGGACTCCATCAGCGTGAGTGCAAGGAATACCAGGTGGGGTGGTATGCTTTGCAGATAGAATTTCTGTTTACTGGGCTCATGTTTTTTCTCTCATAGATACAGTCAGACTTTTTCTCACCAAAGCCCAAGAAACTACGGAAACGGCACTTACGGAAGCCACTGGTGGTCCAGGTAAGggaacatttttgttgttgttgttgttgttgttgttgtttttccccaagacagggtttctctgtgtagccctggctgtcctagaactcactctgtagaccaggctgggctcgaactcagaaaaacacctgcctctgcttcctaagtgctggcattaaaggtgtgtgccacccctgcctggaTAGGGAACATTGTTTGAGTTTATGTGGCTGCATTGTGTTTGTCAGGTCCATACTTTAGCTGCAGACACAGGCTACACATGGCATCCAAGAAAGAAGGCAGCAGTGTCTCCAGATGTGAAGGAAGTGAGTCGTAGTAATATAGCCATAGGAATTTGTGAATGTAGGTGATTTTTGGAAGACATGGTAATTTTTGGAGACCAATTTCCTATTTTCAGTCTCTTAGAAACCTTTTTCTCTAGGTCTGGTGAAGTAGCTCAATAGAGAAAAGTACTTGACCTGAGTCTTAATATTTCAGTTCTATCCCCGGGTTCCACATGctagaaggaaaaatccaaccTGTAAATGTTGTTTTTTAACCTCTATACTCATTTCATGCTGTATCTATACACTAAATaagtaaacataattttaaaattgaaaagaaaatatttactttgaGATTAGGTTATTCATAAGTAGGTATGCTGAGCATagtggctacagagtgagaccatgCTACAAAACATTTGTTCACATACTCTTAGTTCTCAACTTAACTTTGCTATCTCTGATCCTTTGTCCTGGAATTAGGAAAATGTTTCTGACTTGATACAGGCTCTAAGGTTGCTGAATTCAGCATTTGAATAGTAAACCAAACCCCATAGTCTAAATacagtctgttttgttttatggatgAGAGTGTGTGCGGTGGCACAGTGTATGCCAGGTCTATGTGtggggaggccagaggttgagATCAGGTGTCTTCCTTAGTGCTCTCCACCTTAAAAATTGAGACAGTGCTTCTCACTTAAACTCAGACCTCCAAGACTAGCTAGTCTAGCTATCTAGCTTGCTCACGggatctcctgtctctgcttcctgcaaTCTGGAGTTAAAGGTCCAGGCCCACCTGAAATGCGTGTGGGTACTAGGTGATCTGAGTTCCTGACTTACAGGAACTTACATGTTCCTTGACATGCATGACAAGTGCTTACTCCCTGAgacatctccccacccccagcctatctctattatttaaaatatccatAGTGGgcgttggtgtgtgtgtgtgtgtgtgttattttaaatatccatatatgtgtgtacatatatgtatatatattatatcataaaaCTCACTTTTTAAAGTATGTACTTGGATGGGTTTTAGTATAGGTATGAGGTATTAGCAGCTCATGATCTTTTCATAGAATACTTTCATCACCCAAAAGAAGCCCTGGTCCCACAACTACCAGTCCACCCACTATTTTTATGGACttgtctattctatttcctctaATGGGATTGTACAGCATGTGGTCTTACTTAAAACTTTTGTAAATGAGTAAAGCTTTATTGACATAGAGCTATGGTCCTTATGTCTATACTGTCTGCGCTGCTTCCCTGTCACAAGATCAGGGGCAAGAGTGGTCCCAAAGCATTCTGTCTGGCCCTTTATGGAAAAACTTACTGAGcactgcctcagccttcagaatGAAGTGTGGTGAGCCCAAGAGTGCAGAGTTGTTAGTGACCTGAGTGCACTTTCATCTCCAGCAATAGCTCTTTCTGTTCTCCAGTGTTTGCCAACATCCTGGGAAGATCATgcatgagaaaatgtctcacagtaCCCTGAGTCCTTTATGTATTAACAGAATATCAACTCTGTCAGACTCAGTTGTGTGCTGATCTATTGTGGTTGACAGGTCCATGTAAATGTTTCATTGTTACCAATGTCAGTGGCAGTGCAGTTTCTTCTCAGCTTACTGGGTACTTAAGTGTATCAGGACCCCTTTATTCATGTGCAGGAAGGAGACTGGAAATGATCATTTCTTGTTTCTCAGTTCCTCTTGTTACAAGCAGTAATTAACTTTCTCCATCCTGACCACCAAAATGTGCAGCATTGAGCCCCATCAGCTTACTCCATGGTTGTAAACAAATGCTATATTCAATTGCCTGTGTCAAGCCAAATCCAGATATTCTGGGTTTGAACTAGATCCTTCTGATATTTCTGTAGTTTTCCTTGGGAGGAGCATCTTATTCCCAGCATTCtagtgtcttatttatttatttatttagacactagtgtctttctgttttgttgttttgtttttgtgggttttttgtggtgtgtgtgtgtgtgtgtgtgtgtgtgtggccttccatggctgtcctagaactagctctatagagcaggctggcctcaaactcagagatacaccaggtgctgggattaaagtcgtgcatCCCCACCACCTGGCTGACAGGGATGTATTATCATCTTtactatttgctttttttttctctcacagaGGACACTGCTCCCTAGACCTTCTGAAAACCAGTCCCACAATGTGTGCTCCTTCTCCATCCTGTCTAACTCTCCTATAGCTGGTAAGGCCAGGcactctgcctccctgggataGCTTTCTCTGAGTATTACCTGAATGTTCCTCACTGTGGGTTTCCATGCTATAATATATGACATTTCTATTGTACCTGTTCATTCTTCCAACATGCACTAATTATATACTGTTCCCCCTGTGCTGCACCTAGCTGCCATTATGGGCCAGCCTCTGCCACTGGCTGGAGTATGCTTCTTTAAAAGTGTGCTCTGTTGTCTTTGTTGGCAGCATCACTGAGTTGAGTTCAGTGGCGTGTTTTCACTTTCTGCCTATAAAGCCACAGTAGGCACTTAGGAAATACTATGTTGTTGAGTGTGTGATCACATGTCTTATTTGCATCTGTAAATGTAGTGGCTGTCGTGGTACTTTGAAGCAAGTCTCAAAGTGTTCCTCAGTGAGTACACATGCTCACTGATATATCTTGATTAATCTTTTTTCACTcatggttctggggatcaaacctagaaCTATAGGCAACAGAGTACTGCTGTACTGCTAACCTATGCCTTCAGCATTTAATAATCtggtttatttacttttatgtgcatgtgtaagtgcCTGTCTGGGCACCAAaagcccatgaaggccagaagaggtgtTAGATCTCCTGCAGTTAGAGGTGGTTATGAATCACTAACTGGGTGCTAGGAAACAAACCagggtcctttgcaaaagcagcaagtactctttttttttttttttttggatttggttttttcgagacagggtttctctgtgtagccctggctgtcctggaactcactctgtagaccaggctggcctcgaattcagaaatccgcctgcctctgccttccagagtgctgggattacaggcatgcgccaccaacgccccaccagcaagtactcttaactactgagctatctctagtCCCTTGATGGcttgtttcttttattcttcagttgtgtttagtttgtgtatggatgttttacctgcatagATGTCTGTGCAGCATGTGCTTGTCTtatgtatggttgtgagctgtcatgtgagtcctgggaactgaccctagatattttctttaccgGGAGCCTGTATGATTTGATCTCACTCCCCACATTAACAAGTGTCTGGAATGTTGAGTGGCTTGCTGTGGTCCTAGCTATGTCTGTGAAGGAAACCCTTCATAGCTCATTGTGCAGGGCAGGGCATGGACAAACCAGTTGATATGGCTACATTTGTCTTCCTCTCACAGGGAGAGGCTGGTTCCGGCCCATCCAGTCTTCTCTGACCAAAGCAGCTCTGTCTCGACCCATAGTGCCCAAGGTCCTCCCATCTCAGGCCACCAGTCACCTGCCCAGTAAGTGTGTAATGTGCACAGTGACAACCACTATGTTCcttagttgcttttttttttttttgacatacgTCTTTGTAATATTCTCTTCTTCTCCAAGGCATAATGTCTTACTGCTTTGCTAAGAGTATATCAAATTCCTTGGCTCTTCACTGAAGAGAGGTGTGAGGGAGAAGCTGTCCCAAGCTCTCTGGGCATACATCATGGAGTGGAGTGTTATGGAACAGAGGTTTGATATATCACTCCTGTTGCTAGGTGCCATCGACTTAGCAGCTCAAAGTGCTGGCATCATCCCTGGAAGTCCCTTGCCAGTTTTAGATACTGATGGCTCATCTGGCATCTCTCCACTGTCTTCAGAACCAGCAACCACTGCCATCTCGGGGCAGGGTGACACTGGACCACACCAGAACAGAGACCCTGTTACTGCTGTAAGGGTGAGAACATTTTCAAGAACTGTTTGGTAATAACAGTAGCTTCTGAAATGAGGTCATAGGCCTGTTGCACCTTTGGAGGACTGATGATTAGAGGAAACACTGAaccagagaaaccaagattttaaCACCTACCACGGAGCATAGAGTGGGAGGTGGTGAAGAGACCTGTTTGCTGTGTGATTCTAAAGAATCCATTGCTAAAACATACATGAGGGTGTAGTTTTGGATTTTATCCCAGTAGGCTGACATCAGCCCTTGGGTCCCCACTTAGAAGGTACTAAGTGCTTGGTATATCTCTGTGCAAAACAGTTTGTATGGCCTTGACCATTCTTTTTCCTGAATCTCCAAATGTTCCAATTCCTTGGCCTGTTGGAGTGGAGGCTGTGTTGGGTAGACCCCATGGAGCTCTGAGATTATGTAGTTAGCCTGCTACTTGTTCCCCATCATTTCCTGCCTAGAGCACAATCCAATTCTTCACCTGTTTATAGGGACACCCGCTTAACTAAGAACAATTTTTCTTTGGTGTACAGCCAGACAAGTActttggctgtttttttttttctcaatgtgGACCATTCAGAGGTCTTCTTGTTGTTCCAGGGCACTAATGACCCATTTATCAGCATTACAAGACCAGAGCAGGATCCAATGGCTGATGGTTTCCAGGTAGAGTACATTCTGGGGTTTCAGTGTCCTCTCTTCCTGAGCGCATGAACTGTGCTTTCCAGCAGTGTTGTCCTTTCACCTACCTTGCTTATTGCCATTGCTTCCTGGATGAAGGGACTATGTTGTCCCTTCTCCAGCTTCCTTTGTAAACCCCCATATCTGAAAGGACTGGGTTTTCTGGGTTCGAGAATAGGCAGTAATCAGCTGGTAGCTTTGGAGCCTTATTCTCCACTAGATACTGCCAGTGGGAATAGGCTCACCCTGTCCTGGTTTAACTTTCTTTAAATATACTTCCTGGAAGAAGTATATTTCCTGAGTGTGCTCCTCTCTTGGGAGAATGGTGGatccctgcatttcttgcagCTGCCAAGCTAGAGGTGGGTGTTGTACTCACTGTTACAAGTACTGATGGGTACCTTGTGTCTGAATAAGATTTGTTCCCTACCAGGGATCATCTGTTCTGACCTTACCTGAGCTGTCCAAGGCTAATCTCCAGAATGGTCTGTCCATACCTTTACCCTCATCAGAGAGCTCCAGCACCCGTCTCTCCCCACCCAATGTTTCTGCACTGCTGGACATATCTCTACCTGGCCCACCCGAGGATGTTCTCTCGCAGGGAGAACCTGCCACACAGATCAGCGACTCCATCATTGAAATTGCCATCAGCTCTGGCCAGTACAGTAAGTACAGCGAGTACAGTAAGTACAGTGAGTAAAGTGAGTACAGTAAGTACAGATATCTTAGGGGCCTTCCTTAGGCTCTCACTGGGATGCACAGCCAGACTTACAAGAAGCAGACCTGATCTGCCTGTTTGCCAAACTTGCTGGCAAAGTTCCTGTTAACTATCATTTTTAGTTTTGCATATCTACCACTACAAGGTGCCACTGCCTGACTGGCAGGAGCAGTTACTGGTCACTGGGGCCACTAGTGGTCTGGTTGAGTTGCTCCTGGCCTTGAGGTAAGAATGGGATGGTTTTGAAGGCTCTTTGAAGCCTGGGGATCAGCTTTCTATTTGTGCATCTGGAAGA
Proteins encoded in this region:
- the Cramp1 gene encoding protein cramped-like isoform X1, whose amino-acid sequence is MTVKLGDAGSGEEGLKKLGKRTADEESLDGEGPGGADAADSSSTKRDGQTPRAAGAPAPPRGLPTPSPPQGSPQDQHHFLRSSVRPQSKRPRKDAPCAVGSGGASGSGPRGKVLSLQGSDGGTSSSGNVSGVTPATPAGGSRSSSRNIGSSGPEKEEGKKVRRQWESWSTEDKNTFFEGLYEHGKDFEAIQNNIALKYKKKGKPASMVKNKEQVRHFYYRTWHKITKYIDFDNVFSRGLKKSSQELYGLICYGELRKKIGGCMDDKNATKLNELIQVGATTVRYKGRNLRIKAPMCRALKKLCDPDGLSDEEDQKPVRLPLKVPVELQPRNNHAWARVQSLAQNPRLRMIVELHRKVSSLIEFLKQKWALHEVRIRKTLEERQLQGSSTVQTQEKVALHLFPGENCTLTPLPGVARVVHSKAFCTVHWQEGGRCKQGTKDTHSLPPAQILGIQSGQGLARGQLKCQRSSAEGKGGGRLLPTADASQSSGESSPESAPGEGAAPSLSSPDAPDRAPHGHQDSGPQLEKTPLTAHIVGRDSPIQESVAVPCSCGHPPDLEDELSLLDPFPRYLKSCQDLIIPEQCRCADIQSGREHPPLGRVASPETLIPSSKDVTDNAPPGLDPQPGTDPQPDTRLQSDICTKELVNSCPEESQEKGSSSEPLLSQGQPATRPSKEVPASQLAQQLREEGWSLQTSESLTLAEVYLMMGKPTKLQLEYDWLAVLGPESQAPTAQGQTALSRSSPSALHQQRLLNCLLRLISTEVHPKMAFEPNTASTASVRPAQEEQSITPPGKVVTISSRSPRCSRNPSTLRSSKTFPSASAPCSPGLRNPPRPLLVAGPSSTGSSDSDGSLFAVPTTLPPNSRHGKLFSPSKDAELTFRQHLDSISIQSDFFSPKPKKLRKRHLRKPLVVQRTLLPRPSENQSHNVCSFSILSNSPIAGRGWFRPIQSSLTKAALSRPIVPKVLPSQATSHLPSAIDLAAQSAGIIPGSPLPVLDTDGSSGISPLSSEPATTAISGQGDTGPHQNRDPVTAVRGTNDPFISITRPEQDPMADGFQGSSVLTLPELSKANLQNGLSIPLPSSESSSTRLSPPNVSALLDISLPGPPEDVLSQGEPATQISDSIIEIAISSGQYSEGVPLSPAKLNGSDSSKSLPSPSSSPQPNWIASPTHDPQWYPSDSTDSSLSSLFASFISPEKNRKMLPTTVGANSGTSLLGPSLLDGNSRDSFVSRSLADVAEVVDSQLVCMMNENSIDYISRFNDLAQELSITEPGRREVLFDGGGGGNPVGDLSQ
- the Cramp1 gene encoding protein cramped-like isoform X3 — translated: MTVKLGDAGSGEEGLKKLGKRTADEESLDGEGPGGADAADSSSTKRDGQTPRAAGAPAPPRGLPTPSPPQGSPQDQHHFLRSSVRPQSKRPRKDAPCAVGSGGASGSGPRGKVLSLQGSDGGTSSSGNVSGVTPATPAGGSRSSSRNIGSSGPEKEEGKKVRRQWESWSTEDKNTFFEGLYEHGKDFEAIQNNIALKYKKKGKPASMVKNKEQVRHFYYRTWHKITKYIDFDNVFSRGLKKSSQELYGLICYGELRKKIGGCMDDKNATKLNELIQVGATTVRYKGRNLRIKAPMCRALKKLCDPDGLSDEEDQKPVRLPLKVPVELQPRNNHAWARVQSLAQNPRLRMIVELHRKVSSLIEFLKQKWALHEVRIRKTLEERQLQGSSTVQTQEKVALHLFPGENCTLTPLPGVARVVHSKAFCTVHWQEGGRCKQGTKDTHSLPPAQILGIQSGQGLARGQLKCQRSSAEGKGGGRLLPTADASQSSGESSPESAPGEGAAPSLSSPDAPDRAPHGHQDSGPQLEKTPLTAHIVGRDSPIQESVAVPCSCGHPPDLEDELSLLDPFPRYLKSCQDLIIPEQCRCADIQSGREHPPLGRVASPETLIPSSKDVTDNAPPGLDPQPGTDPQPDTRLQSDICTKELVNSCPEESQEKGSSSEPLLSQGQPATRPSKEVPASQLAQQLREEGWSLQTSESLTLAEVYLMMGKPTKLQLEYDWLAVLGPESQAPTAQGQTALSRSSPSALHQQRLLNCLLRLISTEVHPKMAFEPNTASTASVRPAQEEQSITPPGKVVTISSRSPRCSRNPSTLRSSKTFPSASAPCSPGLRNPPRPLLVAGPSSTGSSDSDGSLFAVPTTLPPNSRHGKLFSPSKDAELTFRQHLDSISIQSDFFSPKPKKLRKRHLRKPLVVQRTLLPRPSENQSHNVCSFSILSNSPIAGRGWFRPIQSSLTKAALSRPIVPKVLPSQATSHLPSAIDLAAQSAGIIPGSPLPVLDTDGSSGISPLSSEPATTAISGQGDTGPHQNRDPVTAVRGTNDPFISITRPEQDPMADGFQGSSVLTLPELSKANLQNGLSIPLPSSESSSTRLSPPNVSALLDISLPGPPEDVLSQGEPATQISDSIIEIAISSGQYSEGVPLSPAKLNGSDSSKSLPSPSSSPQPNWIASPTHDPQWYPSDSTDSSLSSLFASFISPEKNRKMLPTTVGANSGTSLLGPSLLDGNSRDSFVSRSLADVAELSWML